Proteins encoded by one window of Orbaceae bacterium BiB:
- a CDS encoding extracellular solute-binding protein produces the protein MFNIFNWLKAAIALILFVISFMGSAKDRQLYIYNWSSYIAPDTLTNFEKETGIKVVYDVFDSNEVLEGKLMAGNTGFDLVVPSDSFLDRQARVGIFAPLDKSKLPNYHNLDENLLAMLAKHDPDNRYAIPYMWLTTGIGYNVDKVKKILGEDAPVDSWDLVLNPDNLKKLSRCGVAFLDAPTEIFPTVLNYLGLDPNSQNPEDYKVATEHLSKLRPFVTYFHSSKFINDLANGDICVAIGWSGDIMQSIQAAKDANNGVNVKYYIPKEGAIAYFDVFAIPKDAENIDEAYAFLNYLMEPQVIASISNYVFYANAVKNSQPYLDERIKNDPAIYPSAETMNKLFSLQVMPPKIDKLMTRSWTKVLTDR, from the coding sequence ATGTTTAATATTTTTAATTGGTTAAAAGCTGCAATAGCTTTAATATTGTTTGTCATCTCTTTCATGGGCTCTGCCAAAGATCGTCAACTCTACATTTATAACTGGTCGTCTTATATTGCTCCTGATACATTAACTAATTTTGAGAAAGAGACCGGCATCAAAGTTGTTTATGATGTGTTTGACTCAAATGAAGTATTAGAAGGTAAACTTATGGCTGGAAATACCGGCTTTGATTTAGTGGTTCCTTCTGATAGCTTTTTAGATCGTCAAGCTAGGGTCGGTATTTTTGCACCATTAGATAAAAGTAAATTACCTAACTATCATAATCTTGATGAAAACTTACTTGCAATGCTTGCTAAGCATGATCCTGATAATCGCTATGCGATTCCTTATATGTGGTTAACAACAGGTATTGGTTATAATGTTGATAAAGTGAAAAAAATTCTTGGTGAGGATGCCCCTGTTGATAGTTGGGATTTAGTACTCAATCCTGATAATTTAAAAAAACTATCTCGTTGTGGTGTGGCATTTTTAGATGCACCAACTGAAATATTTCCGACTGTTTTAAATTACTTAGGTCTTGATCCTAACAGCCAAAATCCAGAGGATTATAAAGTAGCGACTGAGCATTTAAGTAAATTACGACCATTTGTCACTTATTTTCACTCTTCTAAATTTATTAATGACTTAGCTAATGGCGATATTTGTGTTGCGATTGGGTGGTCAGGTGACATCATGCAGTCAATTCAAGCTGCTAAAGATGCGAATAATGGTGTAAATGTTAAGTATTATATTCCAAAAGAGGGAGCGATTGCTTATTTTGATGTTTTTGCTATTCCTAAAGATGCTGAAAATATTGATGAAGCTTATGCTTTTTTAAATTATTTGATGGAACCTCAAGTTATAGCTAGTATCAGTAATTACGTCTTTTATGCTAATGCTGTTAAAAATTCACAGCCTTATTTAGACGAGCGAATCAAAAATGATCCAGCTATTTATCCGTCAGCTGAAACAATG